Part of the Virgibacillus necropolis genome, CAAGAAAACAGGCAGTTTGGCTATGGCTATGACGACTATGACGATTATGATGATTACAATGGGTATGGTGGCTATAGAAGAAGGTATCGTCGCTATCATCGACGACGTTTCCCATATTATTTTTTTAGAAGATTATTCCGCTACCCATATTACTACTAGGTTAATTATTAATTAAACAACTTTATAGATTTTGTATCATAGGATACCTGAATTCAATGGAATTTAGGTATTTTTTATGTGGATAATCAAAAGTTGATTTCGATAGTGATATCGATGTAGATAATGACAATGAAAATGACTCCAGAAACAGAAATCGTAATGTCAATGTTGCAAGAGTATCTAACATTGGAAATTTTTATGTAGATATTGATGTTGATGCAGATGCTAACTGCGATTCCGAAGTAGATGAATTTTAATAGTGAGAGTGGGGTAATTCTACCCCACTCTAATAATATCTTAGGCGTAAAGCGAGGTTATATTTATGGAGAGATTAAATAACAATCTATATTCGTTTGAAAATAAGGGGAAATCATTACCAAATAATATAAAGTCAAATGAATCTTCTATTAAATACAGTGGAAATTCTGATGTTGATGTTAGCGTTCTAGTTGATACAACACCTATGGCCTATGCAATGCTATGTTCACTATTAGCTACGAAACAACTTTCAAATCAAGAGTTTGAAACTGCTGTACGAAAACTAGAAGAGTTAACCAAAAATAATAGAACTAATAATACTAATAGAGAAAAGGACGAGATTTCTAAAGTGGAACATAAGAAAAGATAGTGGCAAAGGGTTTAATCACCTACCCTCTCTTTTTTTGTTTATCTAGAATGTATTAAGTTGAGCACTATAATATTGAATGGGAGGCATTTAGTTGAAGGCACGCGGATTTTTATTGAATAAAATGATCGATTTCATCTCCCCAAAAATCATTAGAGGTTATAGTGCAGAAGAAATAAGGATTTTAACAGCATTCCGAAAAGAAATCTCCCTCTTCAAGCGTGTGAAGGGCTTGGCCCAAGGGTAAGGGGGAGATGAATTCCGGTTGGCGCAAGCAAAAAAGGTTGCATTATTATTTCCAATTTGCTAAAATGAAAGAAGAACTTGTGTTCGATTGATGATTGGTTTATTTATCGAAAATCCATATAGAAAGTGAGAGGTTGGATATGACAAAGCAAAACAAAGCCTATAAGTTTCGATTATTACCAACAGAAAAACAGGCTCTTTTGATTCGTCAAACATTTGGTTGTGTCCGATTCACTTATAATAAAATGCTAACTGAGCGAAAAGAATTCTATGAAACGTACAAGGAAAATAAAGCGAAACTTCAAAAGGAAAAGTTTCCGACCCCTGCTAAATATAAGCAGGAATTTCCTTTCCTGAAAGAAGTAGATTCTTTAGCCCTTGCAAATGCGCAACTAAATCTTAAAAAAGCCTACAAAAACTTTTTTGCTGGTCGTGCTGGTTTTCCAACATTCAAGAGTGGGAAATCGAAACAGTCCTATACAACCAATGTGGTGAATGGAAATATTGCCATTCTAGACGGCCATATCAAATTACCCAAGCTGAAACGAGTAAAGCTAAACCTGCATCGGGTCATCCCTGCTGAACATATCATTAAATCATGTACCCTTTCGATGACAAAGACAGGAAAATATTATATTTCCATTTTGACAGAATATCGAAAAGAGATTCCGCTAGTGATGATAACAAACGTTGTCGGGTTAGATTTTGCTATGAATGGCTTGTATGTGGAGAGTGAACAGGGTGAGAAAGCCAATTACCCTCGTTTCTATCGCCAAAAGTTGGACAAATTAGCGAAAGAACAACGTGTGTTGGCTCGTAAGCAGAGAGGTTCCACTCGCTTTGAAAAGCAACGGTTGAAACTTGCGAAATTACAAGAGAAAACGGCTAACCAAAGAAGGAATTTTCTTCATTATCAGTCAAAAGATTTAGCAGACACCTTTGATGCAGTCGTGATAGAAGATTTGAATATGAAAGGAATGGCGCAGGCATTCCATTTTGGAAAATCGGTTCATGACAATGGTTGGGGCATGTTCATCTTATTTCTGACCTATAAGCTCAAAGAACAGGGAAAACAACTGGTGAAAATTGATAGGTGGTTTCCTTCTACAGAAAAGTGTTCCTGTTGTGGAAAGGTAAAAGAAATGCCCTTTTCAGAACGCATGTATCAATGTTCTTGCGGATACATAGCAGATCGTGACGACAATGCAGCAATCAACATCAAAAAAGAAGGGATACGTTTATTAGCATTATCCTAACCACCATCAAAAAACTCTTGGAACAAGAGGGTTAGCTCGGTCTCTCTTCGTTGGCTAGTAAAAGTGACGATAAGTCGAGAAGCCCCCACTTCAATGGTGCCGTAAGGTCTATAAGTGGTGGGTAGTTCACGTTTCTGGATATACAACGATGCCATTTTTTTCAATAATCGGCATTGCACCCCACTTTCCGAGTTCATGGTCAATTACTTCGAATGTATTATTGTTTTGTTCAATAATATGTTTCACTTTCCAGTCATTTGCAGAAAGCCAGTTGCTAATAATCAAACGATGGCAACGTGCTGGATGACTTTCTGAACAAAAATATGCTGTACGCTGCTTCGAGGCTATTTTGCTTAGTTCATCAATGCCTCCCTGGAAAGTGTCTGATAACGTATAATCAGCATAATTGTGAAAGGATTGATTATTCCAACCATCATTTAACTTTAAACCTACAGAACTAGATTTTTTCCGTCGGCCGCCAAGTTTCGATAGGTGATGATACGCAATGTTAGCGTCTTTTAACCACTTCATCATCTGATCCTTTGAAAACTGTGGGAACTTTCGGCTACCAGGAAACGCACGTACATCTACTAGTGCTTCGATTGATGCATTTGTGAGCATTTTCAGGAATGTTTCTTTAGAGTGGCTGGAATGGCCAATTGTATATATTTCCATTTGATTCACCTCATTACCTAATAGTATACAACTTTTCTAACGTTACGTAAGTTTTTCACACAACTGTAAAAAACTAATTGATAAAGATTATCAAAGTCGTTGACTAATTGATGAAAAACAAATAAACTAAAGATACATTAATTATTATGAGAAACACGTACATACATGCAAGTTAATCATGTAGGATGTAGGGGAGTGATTCCAATGCAAACGTTAACAGCGAAAGACTTAACTCTTGGTTACGGTGAAGATATAATCATAGACGATTTAAATATAGCAATACCAAAAGGTGAAATCACAGTGTTAATTGGTGGAAATGGTTGTGGGAAATCAACATTACTTCGTTCATTAGCACGGTTACTTAAGCCAAAAGGTGGCGATGTTGTTTTAGATGGGGAAGATATTGCTAAACTCGGAACGAAAGAGGTAGCTAAAAAACTCTCCATCTTGCCACAAAGCCCTGTGACACCAGAAGGATTAACAGTAACGGAACTCGTTAAGCAAGGTCGTCATCCATATCGCGGTTTTTTAAAGCAATGGTCAAAGGATGATGAAAATGCAGTAAACAAAGCGCTTGAATCAACTAATATGGTTGAATTAAAAGATCGTGCTGTTGACTCTTTATCCGGTGGGCAGCGACAACGGGCATGGGTAGCGATGACATTAGCTCAAGAAACAGATACCATTTTATTAGATGAGCCTACAACCTATCTAGATATGACACATCAAATTGATGTATTAGATCTGTTGTTCGAATTAAATGAAAAAGATGGCCGTACGGTTGTTATGGTATTACATGATTTAAATTTAGCTTGTCGCTATGCACATCATGTGGTAGCAATTAAGGATAAAAAGGTTTATGCACAAGGTAAACCAGAGGAAATTGTTAATTGTAATTTAGTTCATGACGTTTTCGAAATGAAATGTGATGTCACATTTGACCCAATGTTTGGTACTCCGATGTGCATTCCTCATGGAAAAGGCCGCTGCATCTTCGCAAATCGCGGACAGGAACTAACAAAACAATCTGTATAATAAATATCAGGCTGGCATAAAAAGACATCGTGGATGCTTTTATGCCAGTTTTTTTGTACTTTCCATACATGCTTCCTTCATTTTAAGCCAAATTAAAGGTAGGAGGTGCAGAAATGGAAAAGAAAAATTTTTATGTTAATATGGGAACTCAAGAGGTATCACAAATAAAATACGGTAATAATGTAGATTTCATCATTCAAGCAACGGATGAAGAGGTGCTATTACTGCGGGAAAAACTAAATAACATGGATCAAGCGAACACCCGCGCATTTTTCCGTGCACATGTACCAATCATGTCTTATCACAATGATAAATCGAATGATGACTATGATATAGGGATGACTGGTGCATATCAAATGCTGTATGATTTAGGTGATGAACAAGCAAAAGAACATATTAAATCAATGGGAATCTTATCTGACAAGCATTTGTAAAACGTACGAATATAAAGTTTTTCTAACAAAGTAGTTTATATCAGCTGCTTAAAAGGAATATACTAGTAGATAGTAATTAATATTAGGGGATAAAGGCAGCTGAAATAATGAATACGTTTAGGGATTTTTATAACAATGAGGTAAAGCTAACATTCGAAGATCACTATTTTTCAAAAGAGCCAAAGCATGTATGGGTAATTTGTAGGTACAACAATAAATGGTTGTTAACCAGACATAAGGATAGGGGTATGGAATTCCCTGGTGGAAAAGTAGAGGAAGGCGAGACAGCTCAACAAGCTGCAGTACGTGAGGTGAAAGAAGAAACTGGTGGAGTAATAAACTGGATAGTCTATGTTGGTCAGTATTATGTTGCCGGTAAGGGTGGAACGGTGATAAAAAATGTTTATTATGCGATCGTTAATGAATTGGTTGACCAACCTACTTACTTTGAAACACATGGACCAGTTCTATTAGAAAAAGTTCCTGATAATGTAAGACATAATGCCAAGTTTAGTTTTATTATGAAAGATGATGTTCTAACACATTGTATGAAAAAAATTAAAAAAATCTATTCAACAGAAAAATAACGTCTCCATTAGGTGAAGATGTTATTTTTTCTGGTTTATTAACGTATGTTTCATAAGCACATGTTCCATTTTCTCAACGACTTTATACATAATTGCAGCACAGACTGCAATGAGGAGTAAAGCAGACATGACTAGGGTGAAATCAAATACTTGAAATCCATGGATAATTAAATAACCTAGGCCTTCTTTGGATACTAAGAATTCACCTACAATTATACCCACCCAGGAAAGTCCTACGTTTACTTTTAAAGTAGAGATAATGGTTGGAAGTGTTGCTGGGAAAACTGCTTCACGAAAGCATTGCGCACGCGAAGCACCAAAGCTTTTTAATAAATTGACATAGTTTGGATCTACTTCTTTGAATGCCGAATAGACAACAAGGGTCGTTATTACCGCAGAAATAAGTGCTCCCATGGCGGTAATTGCTAAATAGCCAGGGCCTAAAGCTACAATAATGATTGGTCCTAGGGCAACTTTTGGCATTACATTTGCGGTAAAAAGATAGGGGTTTGTAACCTGTGCAACTTTAGATGATGTCCAGAGAATAGTTGCAAGTATTACGCCTAAAACTGTTCCGATTAAAAACCCGATAATCGTTTCAACCACAGTTACTTGTAAATGTACAAGAAAATTTCCATCTGCAAATTTGTCAATAATTTGTGTAACAACTTTAGAAGGAGAACTAAACAGTAACGGATCGATCCATAAAAGAGAACTCGCTAACTCCCATAATCCAAAAAAAAGTGCTAGTATAACAAGTTGCCATGCAAAAATAATTCGTTTATCATGTTTAAACTTTTTCTTGTATTGTTCATGAAGTTGTTCACTTGATTTATTGTCCATGGGAATTCACGCCTTTATAGCTGGTAATAAGATGGGAGGTTAGATAAATACGGAAATTATGCATCGACTTTTTCATACTTATCTAATTCCTTCCAAATTCGATCAAATAAAATTTGATACTTCGGATGTTTGCGCGCTTCAAAAGGTGTGATTGTTCGTATTTCAATTGGTACATCAAAGGTTTTGGCGATACTACCAGGGTTTGCAGACATCACTATAATTCGATCACTCATTGCAATTGCTTCCCCAATATCGTGTGTAACTAATAGTGAAGTCTTTTTGTATGCCTGCAATAATTGAAAAACGAGATCCTCAAGCTTTAGTTTTGATTGGTAATCTAGTGCGGAAAACGGTTCATCTAGCAATAGTATTTTTGGGTCGGTAATAAATGTTCTTACTAATGCAGCGCGCTGTCGCGTCCCACCTGACAATGAACGAGGATAAGCATCAGCCACATTTGGTATACCGACTTTTTCTAATAACTTTTGCGCTCTTGCCTTTGTTTCACTTGTGATAGATCCATCTAATTTCGGGCCGATTAATATATTTTGCATGACGGATTTCCAAGGGAACAAGTAATCCTGCTGTAGCATATATCCAATAGCTAAATTTGTCTTTTTCAATGGCTTTTTCTCTAAAATAACTTCACCGGCAGTTTGATCTACAATCCCAGCTATAATGGAAAGAATAGTTGATTTCCCGCAACCACGTGGACCGAGCAGGGAAA contains:
- a CDS encoding RNA-guided endonuclease InsQ/TnpB family protein, with product MTKQNKAYKFRLLPTEKQALLIRQTFGCVRFTYNKMLTERKEFYETYKENKAKLQKEKFPTPAKYKQEFPFLKEVDSLALANAQLNLKKAYKNFFAGRAGFPTFKSGKSKQSYTTNVVNGNIAILDGHIKLPKLKRVKLNLHRVIPAEHIIKSCTLSMTKTGKYYISILTEYRKEIPLVMITNVVGLDFAMNGLYVESEQGEKANYPRFYRQKLDKLAKEQRVLARKQRGSTRFEKQRLKLAKLQEKTANQRRNFLHYQSKDLADTFDAVVIEDLNMKGMAQAFHFGKSVHDNGWGMFILFLTYKLKEQGKQLVKIDRWFPSTEKCSCCGKVKEMPFSERMYQCSCGYIADRDDNAAINIKKEGIRLLALS
- a CDS encoding DUF488 domain-containing protein, whose translation is MEIYTIGHSSHSKETFLKMLTNASIEALVDVRAFPGSRKFPQFSKDQMMKWLKDANIAYHHLSKLGGRRKKSSSVGLKLNDGWNNQSFHNYADYTLSDTFQGGIDELSKIASKQRTAYFCSESHPARCHRLIISNWLSANDWKVKHIIEQNNNTFEVIDHELGKWGAMPIIEKNGIVVYPET
- a CDS encoding ABC transporter ATP-binding protein, encoding MQTLTAKDLTLGYGEDIIIDDLNIAIPKGEITVLIGGNGCGKSTLLRSLARLLKPKGGDVVLDGEDIAKLGTKEVAKKLSILPQSPVTPEGLTVTELVKQGRHPYRGFLKQWSKDDENAVNKALESTNMVELKDRAVDSLSGGQRQRAWVAMTLAQETDTILLDEPTTYLDMTHQIDVLDLLFELNEKDGRTVVMVLHDLNLACRYAHHVVAIKDKKVYAQGKPEEIVNCNLVHDVFEMKCDVTFDPMFGTPMCIPHGKGRCIFANRGQELTKQSV
- a CDS encoding hydrolase, whose product is MEKKNFYVNMGTQEVSQIKYGNNVDFIIQATDEEVLLLREKLNNMDQANTRAFFRAHVPIMSYHNDKSNDDYDIGMTGAYQMLYDLGDEQAKEHIKSMGILSDKHL
- the ytkD gene encoding RNA deprotection pyrophosphohydrolase; the encoded protein is MNTFRDFYNNEVKLTFEDHYFSKEPKHVWVICRYNNKWLLTRHKDRGMEFPGGKVEEGETAQQAAVREVKEETGGVINWIVYVGQYYVAGKGGTVIKNVYYAIVNELVDQPTYFETHGPVLLEKVPDNVRHNAKFSFIMKDDVLTHCMKKIKKIYSTEK
- a CDS encoding ABC transporter permease, yielding MDNKSSEQLHEQYKKKFKHDKRIIFAWQLVILALFFGLWELASSLLWIDPLLFSSPSKVVTQIIDKFADGNFLVHLQVTVVETIIGFLIGTVLGVILATILWTSSKVAQVTNPYLFTANVMPKVALGPIIIVALGPGYLAITAMGALISAVITTLVVYSAFKEVDPNYVNLLKSFGASRAQCFREAVFPATLPTIISTLKVNVGLSWVGIIVGEFLVSKEGLGYLIIHGFQVFDFTLVMSALLLIAVCAAIMYKVVEKMEHVLMKHTLINQKK
- a CDS encoding ABC transporter ATP-binding protein yields the protein MSFLTLEELSHHYFSEKCYTQVLDNISFSMNEGEFISLLGPRGCGKSTILSIIAGIVDQTAGEVILEKKPLKKTNLAIGYMLQQDYLFPWKSVMQNILIGPKLDGSITSETKARAQKLLEKVGIPNVADAYPRSLSGGTRQRAALVRTFITDPKILLLDEPFSALDYQSKLKLEDLVFQLLQAYKKTSLLVTHDIGEAIAMSDRIIVMSANPGSIAKTFDVPIEIRTITPFEARKHPKYQILFDRIWKELDKYEKVDA